One Primulina huaijiensis isolate GDHJ02 chromosome 5, ASM1229523v2, whole genome shotgun sequence DNA segment encodes these proteins:
- the LOC140976239 gene encoding heptahelical transmembrane protein 4-like isoform X2, with protein MDKNRSDRELKSCCESNDNEMISSLSKEGKGKRLWKKVKYQLVEYHSLPGYLKDNEYILGHYRSEWPMKQALLSVFTIHNETLNVWTMKDDVANIVAPLMSRPITRWPFFAFMCGAMFCLLASSACHLLCCHSERLSYIMLRFDYAGISALISTSFYPLVYYSFMCYPLFCNLYIGFITVLGIGTILVSLLPVFQSIEYRNFRTMLFVGMSLSGAAPILHKLILFWNQPEAVHTTIYEVLMGTFYGIGALIYATRVPERWMPGKFDIAGHSHQLFHIMVVAGAYTHYRAGLVYLRWRDLEGC; from the exons ATGGATAAGAACCGAAGTGATCGTGAATTGAAATCTTGCTGTGAATCAAATGATAATGAGATGATTTCTTCTTTATCAAAAGAAGGGAAAGGAAAAAGATTGTGGAAGAAAGTGAAGTACCAGTTGGTGGAGTACCATTCTTTGCCTGGGTATTTGAAAGACAACGAGTATATTCTGGGCCATTACAGGTCCGAATGGCCAATGAAGCAGGCCTTACTCAGTGTTTTTACCATTCACAATGAGACCCTCAATGTTTGGAC CATGAAGGATGACGTGGCAAACATAGTAGCACCATTGATGTCAAGGCCTATCACTCGGTGGCCGTTCTTCGCCTTCATGTGTGGCGCAATGTTTTGCTTGTTAGCAAGCAGTGCATGCCACTTGCTCTGTTGTCACTCGGAACGCTTATCCTACATCATGCTTAGATTTGATTATGCAGGAATATCCGCCCTAATATCAACCTCCTTTTACCCCCTTGTCTATTATTCATTCATGTGCTATCCTCTCTTCTGCAACCTGTATATAGGATTTATCACAGTTCTTGGTATCGGTACAATATTGGTATCCCTTCTTCCGGTTTTCCAAAGCATTGAGTACCGTAACTTTCGAACCATGCTGTTCGTTGGAATGAGTTTATCAGGTGCAGCACCTATCCTACACAAGCTCATTTTGTTCTGGAACCAGCCTGAGGCAGTCCATACAACAATCTATGAAGTCTTGATGGGCACATTCTATGGGATTGGAGCGCTCATCTATGCAACGAGAGTGCCAGAGAGATGGATGCCTGGAAAATTCGATATTGCTGGGCACAGTCACCAACTTTTCCATATAATGGTTGTGGCTGGAGCTTATACACATTATCGTGCTGGGCTCGTTTATCTCAGATGGCGCGATCTTGAAGGATGCTGA
- the LOC140976239 gene encoding heptahelical transmembrane protein 4-like isoform X1: MDKNRSDRELKSCCESNDNEMISSLSKEGKGKRLWKKVKYQLVEYHSLPGYLKDNEYILGHYRSEWPMKQALLSVFTIHNETLNVWTHLIGFFLFLSLTIYTAMMVPKVVDLHHLPNVLKKADFHQLQMELTTCIQYLPHMSDFQRIRKGLKTSLHTMDLILSLTDWHIMELLSNCLPERLSHSNHTDTCVLSSMKDDVANIVAPLMSRPITRWPFFAFMCGAMFCLLASSACHLLCCHSERLSYIMLRFDYAGISALISTSFYPLVYYSFMCYPLFCNLYIGFITVLGIGTILVSLLPVFQSIEYRNFRTMLFVGMSLSGAAPILHKLILFWNQPEAVHTTIYEVLMGTFYGIGALIYATRVPERWMPGKFDIAGHSHQLFHIMVVAGAYTHYRAGLVYLRWRDLEGC, encoded by the exons ATGGATAAGAACCGAAGTGATCGTGAATTGAAATCTTGCTGTGAATCAAATGATAATGAGATGATTTCTTCTTTATCAAAAGAAGGGAAAGGAAAAAGATTGTGGAAGAAAGTGAAGTACCAGTTGGTGGAGTACCATTCTTTGCCTGGGTATTTGAAAGACAACGAGTATATTCTGGGCCATTACAGGTCCGAATGGCCAATGAAGCAGGCCTTACTCAGTGTTTTTACCATTCACAATGAGACCCTCAATGTTTGGAC GCACTTGATAGGGTTCTTCTTATTCCTTTCCTTGACCATTTATACTGCTATGATGGTTCCAAAGGTTGTGGACCTACATCACTTACCCAACGTGCTAAAAAAAGCTGATTTTCACCAATTACAAATGGAGCTTACGACTTGTATCCAATACTTGCCACACATGTCTGATTTTCAAAGAATTCGAAAGGGGTTGAAAACTTCCTTGCATACCATGGACTTGATTCTATCCTTGACTGATTGGCATATCATGGAACTTCTCAGCAACTGTTTACCAGAACGGCTTTCCCACAGTAACCACACCGATACTTGTGTTCTG AGTAGCATGAAGGATGACGTGGCAAACATAGTAGCACCATTGATGTCAAGGCCTATCACTCGGTGGCCGTTCTTCGCCTTCATGTGTGGCGCAATGTTTTGCTTGTTAGCAAGCAGTGCATGCCACTTGCTCTGTTGTCACTCGGAACGCTTATCCTACATCATGCTTAGATTTGATTATGCAGGAATATCCGCCCTAATATCAACCTCCTTTTACCCCCTTGTCTATTATTCATTCATGTGCTATCCTCTCTTCTGCAACCTGTATATAGGATTTATCACAGTTCTTGGTATCGGTACAATATTGGTATCCCTTCTTCCGGTTTTCCAAAGCATTGAGTACCGTAACTTTCGAACCATGCTGTTCGTTGGAATGAGTTTATCAGGTGCAGCACCTATCCTACACAAGCTCATTTTGTTCTGGAACCAGCCTGAGGCAGTCCATACAACAATCTATGAAGTCTTGATGGGCACATTCTATGGGATTGGAGCGCTCATCTATGCAACGAGAGTGCCAGAGAGATGGATGCCTGGAAAATTCGATATTGCTGGGCACAGTCACCAACTTTTCCATATAATGGTTGTGGCTGGAGCTTATACACATTATCGTGCTGGGCTCGTTTATCTCAGATGGCGCGATCTTGAAGGATGCTGA
- the LOC140976239 gene encoding heptahelical transmembrane protein 4-like isoform X3 — protein MKDDVANIVAPLMSRPITRWPFFAFMCGAMFCLLASSACHLLCCHSERLSYIMLRFDYAGISALISTSFYPLVYYSFMCYPLFCNLYIGFITVLGIGTILVSLLPVFQSIEYRNFRTMLFVGMSLSGAAPILHKLILFWNQPEAVHTTIYEVLMGTFYGIGALIYATRVPERWMPGKFDIAGHSHQLFHIMVVAGAYTHYRAGLVYLRWRDLEGC, from the coding sequence ATGAAGGATGACGTGGCAAACATAGTAGCACCATTGATGTCAAGGCCTATCACTCGGTGGCCGTTCTTCGCCTTCATGTGTGGCGCAATGTTTTGCTTGTTAGCAAGCAGTGCATGCCACTTGCTCTGTTGTCACTCGGAACGCTTATCCTACATCATGCTTAGATTTGATTATGCAGGAATATCCGCCCTAATATCAACCTCCTTTTACCCCCTTGTCTATTATTCATTCATGTGCTATCCTCTCTTCTGCAACCTGTATATAGGATTTATCACAGTTCTTGGTATCGGTACAATATTGGTATCCCTTCTTCCGGTTTTCCAAAGCATTGAGTACCGTAACTTTCGAACCATGCTGTTCGTTGGAATGAGTTTATCAGGTGCAGCACCTATCCTACACAAGCTCATTTTGTTCTGGAACCAGCCTGAGGCAGTCCATACAACAATCTATGAAGTCTTGATGGGCACATTCTATGGGATTGGAGCGCTCATCTATGCAACGAGAGTGCCAGAGAGATGGATGCCTGGAAAATTCGATATTGCTGGGCACAGTCACCAACTTTTCCATATAATGGTTGTGGCTGGAGCTTATACACATTATCGTGCTGGGCTCGTTTATCTCAGATGGCGCGATCTTGAAGGATGCTGA
- the LOC140976241 gene encoding putative glycosyltransferase 7, which produces MAKYNARSRAVSFLSDTFLMVGASMVVFLTIWALWSFFSPNAKQTPAFSAELDGSHTSTTAPSVSCVDHVSGPNLRHDPPDQNFYDDSTLSYTIDSPPLKNWDEKRIEWLKQHPTFAARVENRILMVTGSQATPCKNPIGDYLLLKFFKNKVDYCRRHGIDIFYNNVLLQQKMFSFWAKTPTIKAVMLAHPEAEWIWWVDSDAAITDMDFKLPLERYKNHNFVLHGWLSLIYETKSWTSINAGVFLIRNCQWSMDFMDVWASMGPQSPEYDKWGETLSTIFKDKIFRESDDQSGLVYLLLKEKEKWGDKIYVEDEYYFEGYWMEIMGTFENITEKYKQIEKETPLLRRRHAEKVGEVYATVWEEHLKGAGYGRGSWRRPFITHFTGCQPCSGNLNQMYSAQTCVDAMQKAMLFADNQVLRNYGFVHVDLLDPSAVNPLPFDYPA; this is translated from the coding sequence ATGGCCAAGTATAATGCTCGGAGCAGGGCGGTTTCGTTTCTTTCCGATACCTTTCTCATGGTTGGCGCTTCTATGGTGGTTTTCTTGACCATCTGGGCATTGTGGTCTTTCTTCAGCCCGAATGCGAAGCAGACTCCGGCTTTCTCTGCTGAGTTAGACGGTTCACACACCTCCACCACTGCCCCTTCAGTGAGCTGCGTCGATCATGTTTCGGGGCCTAACCTCCGCCATGATCCGCCGGATCAGAACTTCTACGATGATTCTACACTAAGCTATACGATAGACTCGCCGCCATTGAAGAACTGGGACGAGAAGAGAATAGAGTGGCTGAAGCAGCATCCCACGTTTGCCGCCAGAGTGGAGAACCGGATTCTGATGGTGACCGGGTCACAAGCGACTCCGTGTAAGAATCCTATCGGCGATTATTTACTCCTGAAATTCTTCAAGAACAAGGTGGATTACTGCAGACGCCACGGCATCGACATTTTCTATAACAACGTGCTGCTCCAGCAGAAAATGTTCTCTTTCTGGGCCAAAACCCCCACCATCAAAGCAGTAATGCTCGCCCATCCCGAAGCTGAATGGATCTGGTGGGTCGATTCCGATGCCGCCATAACAGACATGGACTTCAAACTCCCATTGGAAAGATACAAGAACCATAACTTCGTCCTCCACGGCTGGCTCAGTTTAATCTACGAGACGAAGAGCTGGACAAGCATCAACGCTGGCGTGTTCCTCATCAGAAATTGCCAATGGTCGATGGATTTCATGGATGTCTGGGCCAGCATGGGTCCACAATCACCTGAATACGATAAATGGGGCGAAACCCTGAGCACCATTTTCAAAGACAAGATTTTTCGAGAATCCGATGATCAATCCGGCTTAGTTTACTTACTcttgaaagaaaaagagaaatggGGAGACAAAATCTACGTCGAGGATGAATATTACTTCGAAGGGTATTGGATGGAGATTATGGGCACATTTGAGAACATCACAGAAAAGTATAAACAAATTGAGAAGGAGACGCCATTGTTGAGGAGGAGACACGCAGAGAAAGTGGGCGAAGTCTATGCTACTGTGTGGGAGGAGCATCTAAAGGGAGCTGGATATGGGAGAGGAAGCTGGAGAAGGCCGTTTATCACTCATTTCACAGGGTGTCAGCCGTGCAGTGGGAACCTCAACCAGATGTATTCTGCGCAGACTTGCGTGGATGCAATGCAGAAAGCTATGTTGTTTGCAGATAATCAGGTGCTGAGGAATTATGGGTTCGTGCATGTGGATTTATTGGATCCCTCGGCGGTTAATCCTCTGCCATTTGATTACCCTGCTTGA
- the LOC140976240 gene encoding uncharacterized protein, which translates to MAEIKLSEMRDLTRIERIGAHSHIRGLGLDSALEPRYSSEGIVGQTSARKAAGVIVKMVQEGKIAGRAVLLAGHPGTGKTAIAMGMAKSLGQETPFAMLAGSELFSLEMSKTEALMQAFRKAIGVRIKEETEVIEGEVVEIQIDRPAVAGAASKTGKLTLKTTEMETVYDLGVKMIEALGKEKVQSGDVIAIDKASGKITKLGRSFSRSRDYDAMGAQTKFLQCPDGELQKRKELVHCVTLHEIDVINSRTQGFLALFTGDTGEIRAEVREQIDTKVAEWREEGKAEIVPGVLFIDEVHMLDIECFSFLNRALENDMAPIVVVATNRGITSIRGTKYRSPHGIPIDFLDRLLIISTQPYTPDDIRKILDIRCQEEDVEMSEDAKVLLTKIGENTSLRYAINLIMSAALACQKRKGKLVEIEDISRVYELFFDVKRSTQYLMEYQSQYMFSEVPAAEGDDNEAYAMIS; encoded by the exons ATGGCGGAAATCAAGCTTTCCGAGATGCGAGATCTGACCcgaattgaaagaattggaGCTCATTCCCATATCCGGGGCCTGGGCCTCGACTCCGCCCTTGAACCACGCTATTCCTCCGAGGGTATAGTCGGCCAGACCTCCGCCCGGAAAGCTGCCGGAGTAATCGTTAAGATGGTGCAAGAAGGAAAAATTGCCGGCCGAGCGGTCCTCCTAGCTGGTCATCCCGGCACCGGGAAGACTGCTATCGCTATGGGCATGGCCAAATCCCTCGGCCAAGAAACCCCTTTTGCTATGCTTGCAGGAAGTGAGTTGTTTTCCCTCGAGATGTCGAAAACTGAAGCGTTGATGCAGGCCTTCAGGAAGGCTATCGGGGTTAGAATCAAGGAGGAAACTGAGGTGATTGAAGGTGAAGTGGTGGAGATACAGATTGACCGGCCTGCGGTGGCGGGGGCCGCTTCGAAGACCGGGAAGCTGACTCTAAAGACGACAGAGATGGAGACGGTGTATGATTTGGGGGTGAAGATGATTGAGGCGTTGGGGAAGGAGAAAGTGCAGAGTGGGGACGTGATTGCCATTGACAAGGCATCTGGGAAAATCACGAAGCTGGGTAGATCTTTCTCGAGGTCTCGGGATTATGATGCCATGGGGGCGCAGACCAAGTTCTTGCAGTGCCCGGACGGGGAGCTGCAAAAGAGGAAGGAGCTCGTGCATTGCGTTACCCTTCACGAGATAGATGTTATCAACAGCAG AACACAGGGATTTTTAGCTTTGTTCACTGGTGATACCGGTGAAATTCGTGCTGAAGTTAGGGAACAAATCGATACAAAGGTTGCTGAGTGGAGGGAGGAAGGAAAAGCGGAAATCGTACCAGGTGTACTTTTTATCGACGAAGTTCACATGCTTGACATTGAGTGCTTTTCTTTCTTGAACCGTGCATTGGAGAATGATATGGCACCTATAGTGGTTGTTGCCACCAACAGAGGAATTACTTCTATTCGAGGCACAAAATACAGATCCCCACATGGTATTCCAATTGATTTTCTTGATCGTCTGTTAATCATCTCTACACAACCGTATACACCAGATGATATTCGAAAAATTTTGGACATCCGATGCCAAGAGGAAGATGTAGAAATGTCTGAAGATGCTAAGGTATTGTTGAcgaaaattggagagaataCTTCTTTGAGATATGCCATAAACCTGATCATGTCTGCGGCTTTGGCCTGCCAAAAACGGAAGGGAAAGCTTGTGGAAATTGAAGACATTAGCAGAGTTTATGAGCTATTTTTTGATGTAAAGAGGTCGACACAATACTTAATGGAATATCAAAGTCAATACATGTTCAGTGAGGTGCCAGCAGCAGAGGGAGATGACAATGAAGCCTATGCTATGATTTCGTAG